A window of the Cucurbita pepo subsp. pepo cultivar mu-cu-16 chromosome LG01, ASM280686v2, whole genome shotgun sequence genome harbors these coding sequences:
- the LOC111781154 gene encoding RING-H2 finger protein ATL47-like has product MYYQLEKFSHQDSLEVLEADIQYANSLAAAIPMEKGGGYLQMKLVYNHLAPIALFLLQWMDCSCTCLLPRYLSLFHILVYKVHPEGKQKRNISRHGRKATIRDFYAIILPSLQRIHGSLDKLDDFEEEHRWIEMPSKKRGDKDGRLMNIDMKREDECGICLEPCTKMVLPNCCHAMCIKCYRNWNMRSESCPFCRGSLKRVNSEDLWVLTCSDDVVDAETVSKEDMLCFRRYINSLPKDYPDALFAVYSEYLI; this is encoded by the exons ATGTATTATCAACTGGAGAAATTCTCTCATCAGGATTCTTTGGAGGTTTTGGAGGCGGATATTCAGTATGCAAATTCTCT GGCGGCTGCAATCCCCATGGAAAAAGGGGGTGGCTATCTTCAAATGAAGTTGGTTTACAATCATTTGGCTCCTattgctctgtttttgctTCAATGGATGGACTGTTCTTGCACATGCTTGCTGCCAAGATATTTAAGCCTCTTCCACATACTTGTGTACAAG GTACATCCGGagggaaaacaaaaacgaaaTATATCCAGGCATGGAAGGAAGGCAACTATTAGGGACTTCTACG CTATAATATTGCCTTCGCTTCAGCGAATCCACGGTAGTTTGGATAAGTTGGACGATTTTGAGGAAGAGCATCGTTGGATTGAGATGCCTAGCAAGAAGAGAGGTGATAAAGACGGTAGACTCATGAACATCGATATGAAACGAGAAGACGAGTGTGGTATTTGTTTGGAGCCGTGCACGAAGATGGTTTTGCCTAATTGCTGTCATGCAATGTGCATCAAATGCTATCGAAATTG GAACATGAGGTCGGAGTCGTGTCCATTTTGTCGTGGCAGCTTAAAGAGAGTCAACTCAGAGGACTTATGGGTGCTTACCTGTAGCGATGATGTGGTTGATGCCGAAACCGTTTCCAAGGAGGATATGTTGTGCTTTCGTCGATATATAAACAGCCTGCCTAAAGACTATCCAGATGCACTCTTCGCTGTATATTCCGAATATCTAATTTAG
- the LOC111794069 gene encoding LOW QUALITY PROTEIN: probable LRR receptor-like serine/threonine-protein kinase At1g67720 (The sequence of the model RefSeq protein was modified relative to this genomic sequence to represent the inferred CDS: inserted 1 base in 1 codon) → MQISDKNXVGFFILFVLQMGFPRFLALILLVVSSVHCQVKEFISIDCGATKNYTDPVTGLVWISDAGIMNAGRSSPVENPNGNSMQYQTRRDFPIDNKKYCYSLKTEERRRYLVRASFQYGSLKNEETYPKFQLYLDATKWSTVTIFDASRVYVKEMIIRAPSDSFDVCICCATTGSPFISTLELRPFNLSMYATDFEDHFFLEVAARVNFGALTKDVIRYPDDPYDRIWDSDLEKRQNYLVGVAPGTERIRTLKNINVMTREYPPVKVMQTAVLGTKGVLSYRLNLDDFPANARAYAYFAEIEDLGWNETRKFKLEEPNVPDSSNAVVNIEENANGTYTLYEPSYMNVTLSFVLSFSFVKTRDSTRGPVLNALEISRYVEIAAKTDRRDESVVNAFHNMSAENVWTNEGDPCVPTSWEWVTCTATQPPRITKIKLSGKNVEGGIPAEINTMDGLMELWLDGNSLAGPLPDMSNLINLKILHLENNKLTGTLPSYLGSLPNLQELYIQNNTFSGAIPPELLAKKLIFKYDGNLGLHKSRRFNMHSKLIIGVSLVAFVLLIILLIGSLLLLRKLQRTAPYQKKGGSLKTSTKRSSAYSIGKGDEGMAYYLSLSELEEATNNFSKKIGKGSFGSVYYGKMSDGKEVAVKIMAESSTHGNRQFATEVALLSRIHHRNLVPLIGYCEEEHQRILVYEYMHNGTLRDHLYGSTTQKHLNWLARLHIAEDAAKGLEYLHTGCSPSIIHRDVKTSNILLDINMRAKVSDFGLSRQAEEDLTHVSSVARGTVGYLDPEYYASQQLTEKSDVYSFGVVLLELISGKKPVSPEDYGSELNIVHWARSLVHKGDVTSVVDPFLEGNVKIESVWRIAEVAIQCVQQHGASRPRMQEVILAIQDAIKIEHGNEGNQKQSSSCSRAQSSRKTLLTSFLEIESPDSSILPSAR, encoded by the exons ATGCAAATCAGTGATAAAA TTGTGGGTTTCTTCATTctgtttgttcttcaaatgGGTTTTCCTCGTTTTTTGGCTTTGATTCTTCTCGTCGTTTCTTCTGTTCATTGTCAAGTTAAAG AGTTTATCAGTATAGACTGTGGAGCGACGAAGAACTACACCGACCCAGTTACAGGGCTGGTATGGATTTCCGACGCCGGAATCATGAATGCCGGCAGGTCATCGCCGGTGGAAAACCCAAATGGAAACTCGATGCAGTACCAAACACGGCGGGATTTCCCAATCGACAATAAGAAGTACTGTTACAGTTTGAAAACAGAGGAGAGAAGAAGGTATTTGGTTCGAGCAAGTTTTCAGTATGGGAGtttgaagaatgaagaaacGTACCCTAAATTTCAGCTGTATTTGGATGCAACTAAGTGGTCGACTGTTACCATTTTTGATGCTTCGAGAGTGTATGTGAAGGAGATGATCATTAGGGCACCCTCTGATTCCTTCGATGTGTGCATATGCTGTGCTACTACTGGCTCTCCATTCATATCCACTCTTGAGCTGCGCCCTTTTAACCTTTCAATGTATGCAACGGATTTTGAAGATCATTTCTTCTTGGAAGTTGCTGCTAGAGTGAATTTTGGTGCTCTGACCAAGGACGTGATAAG GTACCCAGATGATCCATATGACAGAATTTGGGATTCAGATCTTGAGAAGAGGCAAAATTATCTTGTGGGGGTGGCTCCGGGGACAGAAAGAATAAGAACTTTGAAGAACATTAATGTAATGACAAGGGAATATCCGCCTGTTAAGGTGATGCAAACTGCAGTTCTTGGCACAAAAGGAGTGCTTAGTTACAGGTTGAATTTGGATGATTTTCCTGCCAATGCCAGGGCTTATGCATATTTTGCTGAAATTGAAGATTTGGGTTGGAACGAGACTCGGAAGTTCAAATTAGAGGAACCTAACGTTCCGGACTCGAGCAATGCAGTGGTGAACATTGAAGAGAATGCTAATGGGACGTATACTCTTTACGAACCAAGTTATATGAACGTGACTCTGAGTTTCGTGCTTTCGTTTTCGTTTGTCAAGACTCGAGATTCAACTCGAGGACCGGTTTTGAATGCATTGGAAATTAGTAGATATGTTGAGATTGCTGCCAAGACTGATAGGCGAGATG AGTCTGTCGTGAATGCCTTCCATAACATGTCAGCAGAGAACGTTTGGACAAACGAAGGCGATCCTTGCGTTCCAACAAGCTGGGAATGGGTGACTTGTACTGCCACACAACCGCCGAGAATAACTAAAAT TAAGCTCTCCGGGAAGAACGTCGAGGGTGGCATTCCAGCAGAGATCAATACTATGGATGGATTAATGGAATT GTGGTTGGATGGAAATTCCCTTGCAGGGCCACTGCCTGACATGAGTAATCTAATAAACTTGAAGATTTT ACATCTAGAGAATAACAAATTGACAGGGACGTTACCGTCCTACCTGGGTAGTTTGCCCAACTTACAGGAACT TTATATTCAAAACAATACCTTTTCGGGTGCAATACCTCCAGAATTATTGGCAAAGAAACTCATCTTTAA GTACGATGGTAACTTGGGGCTGCACAAAAGTCGACGATTCAATATGCATTCTAAGCTTATTATAGGAGTTTCTCTGGTAGCGTTTGTGCTCCTGATTATTCTACTTATAGGAAGTTTGCTGTTACTCCGCAAGCTTCAAAGAACGGCGCCTTACCAGAAAAAAG GTGGTTCGCTGAAAACCAGCACTAAGCGCTCTTCTGCCTACTCGATCGGCAAGGGGGATGAAGGCATGGCCTACTATTTATCTCTCTCCGAGCTCGAAGAAGCGACGAATAACTTCTCAAAGAAAATTGGTAAAGGCAGCTTTGGATCAGTCTATTATGGGAAGATGAGCGACGGCAAGGAAGTGGCAGTTAAAATCATGGCCGAGTCGTCTACACATGGGAATCGACAATTTGCGACCGAG GTTGCCCTCTTATCGAGAATTCATCACCGAAATTTGGTCCCTTTGATCGGCTACTGCGAAGAAGAACATCAACGGATTCTGGTTTATGAATATATGCATAATGGAACGTTACGAGATCACTTATACG GTTCTACGACTCAAAAGCACTTGAACTGGCTGGCTCGCCTTCACATTGCAGAAGATGCAGCTAAAG GGCTCGAGTATTTGCACACGGGATGCAGCCCAAGTATCATTCATCGAGATGTAAAAACTAGCAACATACTCCTCGACATCAATATGAGGGCAAAAGTTTCCGACTTCGGACTCTCGAGGCAAGCCGAGGAAGATTTGACTCATGTATCAAGCGTTGCTCGAGGAACCGTAGGCTACTTGGATCCTGA GTACTATGCTTCTCAACAACTTACCGAAAAGAGCGATGTCTATAGCTTCGGGGTGGTGCTGCTAGAACTGATCTCTGGAAAGAAACCTGTCTCACCAGAAGACTATGGCAGTGAATTGAACATTGTTCACTGG GCGAGGTCCTTGGTCCATAAAGGGGACGTGACGAGCGTCGTGGATCCATTTCTAGAAGGAAACGTGAAAATAGAATCAGTGTGGAGAATTGCTGAAGTAGCCATACAATGTGTGCAGCAGCATGGAGCTTCCAGGCCAAGGATGCAGGAAGTCATCTTGGCCATACAAGATGCAATCAAGATTGAACATGGTAATGAAGGAAACCAGAAGCAATCTTCAAGCTGTTCAAGAGCACAATCATCTCGAAAAACTTTGCTGACGAGCTTTCTCGAGATCGAGAGCCCCGACAGTTCCATCCTTCCCTCTGCAAGGTAA
- the LOC111794088 gene encoding uncharacterized protein LOC111794088 isoform X1, with the protein MDRNADIRIREGQTRGVTGGEPPPDLGRNEAARSMLAMFSRDYGGFCIQMRLQYSPFALFFLHWIEWMDFSCTDPLPSFLGLFHILLYKVYVDGHQPLASPRERKATLKEFYAVIYPSLRQLRSGHLKSKEETSSRKRIEEQKGPSNEDLQRDEECGICMENCRDVVLPNCGHSMCLSCFQDWSPRSRSCPFCRNCLNRLSARDLWVLTSDTDIVDSETLTKENLIHFYLYIENLPLFQPDVSILIPDYML; encoded by the exons ATGGACAGAAATGCCGACATCAGAATTCGTGAGGGACAGACGAGGGGCGTAACTGGTGGAGAACCGCCGCCGGATTTAGGGCGGAATGAAGCGGCGCGATCAATGTTGG CGATGTTCTCGAGAGATTACGGTGGATTTTGCATTCAAATGAGATTACAATACAGCCCATttgctctcttttttcttcattggaTTGAATGGATGGATTTCAGTTGCACAGATCCTCTTCCAAGTTTCTTGGGCCTTTTCCACATACTCTTGTACAAG GTGTACGTCGATGGACACCAACCGTTGGCGTCACCACGAGAAAGAAAAGCCACCCTCAAGGAGTTCTATG CTGTAATATACCCTTCACTTAGGCAACTTCGAAGTGGGCACCTCAAGTCGAAAGAAGAGACTTCTTCTAGGAAGAGAATAGAAGAACAAAAGGGGCCGTCTAATGAGGATCTTCAGAGGGATGAGGAGTGTGGGATATGCATGGAAAACTGCAGAGATGTTGTGTTGCCAAATTGTGGCCATTCGATGTGCCTCAGCTGCTTTCAGGACTG GAGTCCGAGGTCGCGTTCCTGTCCCTTCTGCCGCAACTGTCTAAATAGGTTGAGCGCCAGGGACCTGTGGGTTCTTACAAGCGACACCGACATTGTCGACTCGGAAACTCTTACCAAGGAAAATCTAATACATTTCTACCTTTATATAGAAAACCTGCCACTGTTTCAACCAGACGTGAGTATTTTAATACCAGATTACATGTTGTGA
- the LOC111794088 gene encoding uncharacterized protein LOC111794088 isoform X2: MWQQQPKRYSFKESVKAVEADIRRANALAAMFSRDYGGFCIQMRLQYSPFALFFLHWIEWMDFSCTDPLPSFLGLFHILLYKVYVDGHQPLASPRERKATLKEFYAVIYPSLRQLRSGHLKSKEETSSRKRIEEQKGPSNEDLQRDEECGICMENCRDVVLPNCGHSMCLSCFQDWSPRSRSCPFCRNCLNRLSARDLWVLTSDTDIVDSETLTKENLIHFYLYIENLPLFQPDVSILIPDYML, from the exons atgtGGCAACAACAGCCCAAAAGGTACTCGTTTAAAGAATCTGTCAAGGCTGTTGAAGCTGATATACGACGTGCAAATGCCTT GGCAGCGATGTTCTCGAGAGATTACGGTGGATTTTGCATTCAAATGAGATTACAATACAGCCCATttgctctcttttttcttcattggaTTGAATGGATGGATTTCAGTTGCACAGATCCTCTTCCAAGTTTCTTGGGCCTTTTCCACATACTCTTGTACAAG GTGTACGTCGATGGACACCAACCGTTGGCGTCACCACGAGAAAGAAAAGCCACCCTCAAGGAGTTCTATG CTGTAATATACCCTTCACTTAGGCAACTTCGAAGTGGGCACCTCAAGTCGAAAGAAGAGACTTCTTCTAGGAAGAGAATAGAAGAACAAAAGGGGCCGTCTAATGAGGATCTTCAGAGGGATGAGGAGTGTGGGATATGCATGGAAAACTGCAGAGATGTTGTGTTGCCAAATTGTGGCCATTCGATGTGCCTCAGCTGCTTTCAGGACTG GAGTCCGAGGTCGCGTTCCTGTCCCTTCTGCCGCAACTGTCTAAATAGGTTGAGCGCCAGGGACCTGTGGGTTCTTACAAGCGACACCGACATTGTCGACTCGGAAACTCTTACCAAGGAAAATCTAATACATTTCTACCTTTATATAGAAAACCTGCCACTGTTTCAACCAGACGTGAGTATTTTAATACCAGATTACATGTTGTGA
- the LOC111794088 gene encoding uncharacterized protein LOC111794088 isoform X3, translated as MFSRDYGGFCIQMRLQYSPFALFFLHWIEWMDFSCTDPLPSFLGLFHILLYKVYVDGHQPLASPRERKATLKEFYAVIYPSLRQLRSGHLKSKEETSSRKRIEEQKGPSNEDLQRDEECGICMENCRDVVLPNCGHSMCLSCFQDWSPRSRSCPFCRNCLNRLSARDLWVLTSDTDIVDSETLTKENLIHFYLYIENLPLFQPDVSILIPDYML; from the exons ATGTTCTCGAGAGATTACGGTGGATTTTGCATTCAAATGAGATTACAATACAGCCCATttgctctcttttttcttcattggaTTGAATGGATGGATTTCAGTTGCACAGATCCTCTTCCAAGTTTCTTGGGCCTTTTCCACATACTCTTGTACAAG GTGTACGTCGATGGACACCAACCGTTGGCGTCACCACGAGAAAGAAAAGCCACCCTCAAGGAGTTCTATG CTGTAATATACCCTTCACTTAGGCAACTTCGAAGTGGGCACCTCAAGTCGAAAGAAGAGACTTCTTCTAGGAAGAGAATAGAAGAACAAAAGGGGCCGTCTAATGAGGATCTTCAGAGGGATGAGGAGTGTGGGATATGCATGGAAAACTGCAGAGATGTTGTGTTGCCAAATTGTGGCCATTCGATGTGCCTCAGCTGCTTTCAGGACTG GAGTCCGAGGTCGCGTTCCTGTCCCTTCTGCCGCAACTGTCTAAATAGGTTGAGCGCCAGGGACCTGTGGGTTCTTACAAGCGACACCGACATTGTCGACTCGGAAACTCTTACCAAGGAAAATCTAATACATTTCTACCTTTATATAGAAAACCTGCCACTGTTTCAACCAGACGTGAGTATTTTAATACCAGATTACATGTTGTGA
- the LOC111794088 gene encoding uncharacterized protein LOC111794088 isoform X4: MDGFQLHRSSSKFLGPFPHTLVQVCRCTSMDTNRWRHHEKEKPPSRSSMVCTSLLTFAFSRDKQIKFINYETMAAVIYPSLRQLRSGHLKSKEETSSRKRIEEQKGPSNEDLQRDEECGICMENCRDVVLPNCGHSMCLSCFQDWSPRSRSCPFCRNCLNRLSARDLWVLTSDTDIVDSETLTKENLIHFYLYIENLPLFQPDVSILIPDYML, translated from the exons ATGGATGGATTTCAGTTGCACAGATCCTCTTCCAAGTTTCTTGGGCCTTTTCCACATACTCTTGTACAAG TATGCAGGTGTACGTCGATGGACACCAACCGTTGGCGTCACCACGAGAAAGAAAAGCCACCCTCAAGGAGTTCTATGGTCTGCACTTCTCTCCTAACTTTTGCTTTTTCCAGAGACAAACAGATCAAATTCATTAACTATGAAACCATGGCAGCTGTAATATACCCTTCACTTAGGCAACTTCGAAGTGGGCACCTCAAGTCGAAAGAAGAGACTTCTTCTAGGAAGAGAATAGAAGAACAAAAGGGGCCGTCTAATGAGGATCTTCAGAGGGATGAGGAGTGTGGGATATGCATGGAAAACTGCAGAGATGTTGTGTTGCCAAATTGTGGCCATTCGATGTGCCTCAGCTGCTTTCAGGACTG GAGTCCGAGGTCGCGTTCCTGTCCCTTCTGCCGCAACTGTCTAAATAGGTTGAGCGCCAGGGACCTGTGGGTTCTTACAAGCGACACCGACATTGTCGACTCGGAAACTCTTACCAAGGAAAATCTAATACATTTCTACCTTTATATAGAAAACCTGCCACTGTTTCAACCAGACGTGAGTATTTTAATACCAGATTACATGTTGTGA
- the LOC111794132 gene encoding small heat shock protein, chloroplastic-like yields MAQAVSNLTRFVSFTPGRVSNDPKKVKGFTRRSCIKAMAGDGRDNLDHLQKIPRKEQRTTQPPKKRVSPVAPVGLWDRFPTARTVQQMMETMERIMDDPFAYSGAWPSPPFSSDGAGYSRGRTPWEIKEGENEYKMRFDMPGMTKDDVKVWVEEKMLVVKAEKVKKTSSENGKVGGEEEEKEGDWSAKSYGRYSSRIALPENVQFEQIKAEVKDGVLYITIPKAVVTSKIVDINVQ; encoded by the exons ATGGCTCAAGCTGTGTCCAATCTGACTCGATTCGTCTCCTTCACGCCTGGGAGAGTCTCTAATGATCCGAAGAAGGTTAAAGGATTTACTCGTAGAAGTTGCATTAAAGCTATGGCGGGGGATGGCAGAGACAATCTCGATCATCTGCAGAAAATTCCTAGGAAGGAACAACGAACAACTCAGCCACCAAAGAAACGAGTCTCTCCTGTTGCTCCTGTTG GGCTTTGGGATCGATTTCCGACGGCGAGAACAGTGCAGCAAATGATGGAAACAATGGAGAGGATTATGGATGATCCATTTGCTTACTCCGGGGCATGGCCGTCACCGCCATTTTCGAGCGATGGAGCGGGGTACAGCAGGGGAAGAACTCCATGGGAGATCAAGGAAGGGGAAAATGAGTACAAGATGAGGTTCGACATGCCAGGTATGACGAAGGATGATGTGAAGGTGTGGGTGGAGGAGAAAATGCTGGTTGTGAAGGCTGAGAAGGTGAAGAAGACCAGTTCAGAAAATGGGAAGgtaggaggagaagaagaagaaaaagaaggagattGGTCTGCTAAGAGCTATGGAAGATACAGTAGCAGAATTGCATTGCCTGAGAATGTTCAATTTGAGCAGATCAAAGCAGAGGTAAAAGATGGGGTTTTGTACATAACAATACCGAAGGCTGTTGTAACGAGTAAAATTGTAGATATCAATGTTCAGTGA
- the LOC111794079 gene encoding vinorine synthase-like — protein sequence MAVDIEVVSKETVKPSSPTPDNHRRYGLSFLDQVTVDVYNPMIYFYSAGSATAAEISDHLKKSLSTVLSHYYPLAGRVNYDELFIDCNDAGVPFIETRVNCRLSDVMNTAFPTELNKLLPFELDALDDVSMGVQLNVFECGGVAVGICISHKISDALSFFIVVNGWAAVSRGEKEALETHLSASELFPPSKTPIYNTRTSIFRQRVAKRYQIDSASIETIRAQYAEYFAMENQRRPSRVEALSAFLYGRFIAAIKGASNSNPANGSSESEKKIFLVCHAVNIRSRLDPPVPDYAFGNYYRATFAVPSETILNDDYCYDLVKLAREEIAKIDKSYLERLQESSKFLEAMKKAAAQFSTGELISCSFTSLCRMPIYDADFGWGKPAWISSPALMFKNLFVLIDKKDGDGVDVYVHLKPENMEILEADEKFLKYAKLPSN from the exons ATGGCCGTCGATATCGAAGTTGTTTCAAAAGAAACGGTCAAACCCTCTTCCCCAACGCCGGACAACCACCGCCGTTACGGTTTATCCTTCCTCGACCAAGTCACCGTCGATGTCTACAACCCAATGATCTATTTCTACTCCGCTGGCTCTGCCACCGCCGCCGAAATCTCcgaccatttaaaaaaatccctcTCCACCGTGTTGTCCCATTACTACCCACTCGCTGGCAGAGTCAACTACGACGAGTTGTTTATCGACTGTAATGATGCTGGCGTCCCCTTCATCGAAACCAGAGTCAACTGCCGACTCTCCGATGTAATGAACACGGCGTTTCCTACTGAACTAAACAAACTCCTTCCGTTTGAATTGGATGCTCTTGATGATGTTTCAATGGGGGTTCAATTGAATGTGTTTGAATGCGGCGGTGTTGCTGTCGGGATTTGTATTTCTCATAAGATCAGCGATGCTCTGTCGTTTTTTATTGTCGTTAATGGGTGGGCGGCGGTTTCCCGGGGGGAAAAAGAGGCGCTGGAAACTCATTTATCAGCATCGGAGCTGTTTCCGCCGAGTAAAACACCGATTTACAACACGAGGACAAGTATTTTCAGACAGAGAGTGGCGAAACGGTACCAAATTGATTCAGCGAGTATCGAAACCATTCGAGCTCAATATGCAGAGTACTTCGCCATGGAAAACCAGAGGCGACCTTCAAGAGTTGAGGCTTTGTCCGCCTTCCTCTACGGCCGTTTTATCGCCGCCATTAAAGGC GCTTCTAACAGCAATCCGGCGAACGGAAGCTCGGAATCGGAGAAGAAGATATTCTTAGTCTGCCACGCCGTGAACATCCGATCAAGACTGGACCCACCAGTTCCGGATTACGCATTCGGAAACTATTACAGAGCCACATTCGCAGTTCCGTCGGAGACGATTTTAAACGACGATTATTGCTACGATTTAGTGAAACTAGCGAGAGAAGAAATCGCCAAAATCGACAAATCGTATTTGGAAAGGCTTCAAGAAAGCAGTAAGTTCTTGGAGGCGATGAAGAAGGCGGCGGCGCAATTCTCCACCGGCGAGCTGATTTCCTGCTCGTTCACTAGCCTGTGCCGGATGCCGATTTACGACGCTGACTTCGGGTGGGGAAAACCGGCGTGGATCAGCTCGCCGGCGTTAATGTTCAAGAACCTGTTTGTGTTGATCGATAAGAAAGACGGCGATGGAGTTGACGTTTATGTTCATCTCAAGCCGGAGAACATGGAGATTCTTGAAGCCGATGAGAAGTTCCTCAAGTATGCCAAATTGCCttctaattaa